A region of the Pseudarthrobacter sp. MM222 genome:
GCGGGCAGCTGATCGACCGGGTCTGGGGGTCGGACTATGTGGGGGACACCAAGACCCTGGACGTCCACGTCAAACGGCTGCGCAGCAAGATCGAGCCCGACCCTTCGGCGCCGCGGTACCTGATCACCGTCCGCGGGCTCGGCTACAAGTTCGAGCCCTGAGCCATAAGGGCCGGCGCCTGGCGTAAGGCATCAGGCAGCAAAAAGGAGGGGCACCCGGACTGAACTGTTCAGACCGGGTGCCCCTCCATTTGCGTGGAAGCTTAGTGGTTCGCGCTGCTCGTCGGAGTCGGCGTCGACGTCGGCGAGGCCGTATCGGTGCCGCCGGTCGGCGCGGTGCTCGGCAGGTACTGCTTGTAGTCGACGATCGTGCCGTCCAAGACAGGGACCTTGAACTTGGCGTTCTGGTTGGTGCCGTCCTCGCGGACGCTGAGCTCAAGCAGGGAGCCGGGTTTGGCGCCGGTGGTGCTGAGGAGCGCCTCGTCGGCAGAATCCTCGTTCAGCAGTGCGTAGGAGTTCTTCTTGACCGAGATCTCGGCCTGGGCACCGCCGTCGCCGCTGATGGTCAGCTTCACGTCACGGGCCGAGTTGTTGTAGACCGCGCCGATCACACGGCCGGGCTTGTCTTCGCCCTCCGAGATGATCATCATGTTGCGGAGCTGCAGCGGGCCGAGGTTGGTTTGCGTTCCGTCCGACGCGGAGTACTGCTCAGAGGTCTGCTGGGGGTTGATGTAGCCGCAGCCGGTTACCGACAGCAGGCCGATGCCAAGTGCAGCCGTTGCCATTGCCAGCTTGCCGCGCTGGCCCCGGTTCATCGCAGTGAAACGCACGTCACGCACTCCTCGAGAGTCTTGAAACAGTATTCAGCCATAGCCTATCTGCAATCGGCCGCAAACGAGGATTCCGCCCGTACACATACGCGCGGGCGCTGCGTCCCCACGTGCGCCGGATCCGGTGCAGGTGGTGCGTCCGCCGGGCAGGGAGGGGCTCCGGGGCCGTGCAGCAGCAGACCCTTGGCAAAGCCTGTTGCATGCACTAATATCCGCTTTCGTCAAGGGGTCTGAGGGCTCCGTTTCGGGCCATTTTCCCCGGATTCATGCGGTTCTAGGGCACAAACGATGGCAGTCGTATGCCTTAATCGTGATAAACTGGTCTGCGGGAAAGGGGAATGTCCACATGGTTTTTGAGGTCGGCGAGACAGTAGTTTACCCTCACCACGGTGCAGCCAAAATTGAAGAAATCAAGATGCGCACTGTCAAGGGCGAAGAGAAGATGTATCTCAAGCTCAAGGTGGCTCAGGGTGATCTGACCATTGAAGTTCCAGCAGAAAACGTTGACCTAGTTGGGGTCCGGGACGTAGTGGGCAAAGAAGGTTTGGAGCACGTGTTTGATGTGCTGCGCGCCGAGTTCACTGAGGAGCCCACCAACTGGTCACGTCGGTACAAGGCAAACCTGGAGAAGCTTGCTTCCGGTGACGTCATCAAGGTTGCAGAGGTCGTCCGCGACCTGTGGCGCCGCGATCACGACCGGGGTCTCTCCGCAGGAGAGAAGCGCATGCTGGCCAAGGCCCGCCAGATTCTGATTTCAGAACTGGCGTTGGCCGAAAAGACGGATGAAGAGAAGGCCGCAAGCGTTCTCGACGAAGTCCTGGCTTCCTAAGACAAGAATTGAACCCCGGTGGCGAAAGCCGCCGGGGTTTCTTTTTGCCCATTTCTCCCGCTCCGCGCGGCGGGTCCCCCAACTAGCTCGCAGTTGGGCCGTTTTCAAGCGCCCAAAACGACAACAGCTGCGAGCTACTTGGGCGGCACTGCGGGGACGTAGTCTTGAGCGCATGGATACTGGATCGACGACCCCTGCCACCGCCGTCATCGTCGTTGCGGCCGGCTCCGGGCAGCGCCTCGGCTACGGCATGCCCAAGGCACGCGTTCCGCTTGGCGGCGAGCCCATTCTGATGCATGCCTTGCGGGGGATAGTCGCCTCGGGAGTAGCCGCACAGGTCTGTGTCGCTTTACCCGAAGGCGACAGGGCGCTCCGGGAGATGTGCGATGACTTTCGGACGGAGCTGGTCGACGGCGGCCCACTGCTCACGCTCGTGGACGGCGGAGCCAGCCGGGCCGAATCGGTCCGCGCCGCCATGGCCGTGCTCGAGAGTGGCACCCAGGCTGTCCTGGTGCACGACGCTGCACGCGCGCTGACGCCCGAATCGGTTTTCCACCGTGTGGTTGATGCGCTGGCGGCCGGTGCGAAAGCGGTCATTCCGGTCATGCCGGTGGTGGACACCGTCAAGACGGTGGAGCCGACTGCCGGCGACGGCATTGCCATCGCCCCGGAGCTCGTGACCGGCACGGCACCCCGGGAGACGCTCCGCTCGGTACAGACGCCGCAGGGCTTCGACCTGGCCACGCTCCGCCGCGCCCATGAGGCTGCTGCCGGATTCGACGCCGACCAGGCCGCCGCCGTCACGGACGACGCCATGCTCGTCGAACTTCTGGGCGTTCCCGTCCACGCCGTACGTGGCGCCAGCCAGTCGCTGAAGATCACGACACCCCTGGACCTCATCATTGCCGAGGGTCTCCTCGAAGGCCCCCTTGGCGCCCGCTGGGTGGAAGGCTGACCATGACGGCGACCCCGAACCACGTGCCCCCGAACGCGGCCCTCCCGGTCATACCGCGGACCGGAATCGGCGTCGATGTCCACGCTTACGCCTCTGAAGACGCCCCTCAACCGCTCTGGCTCGGAGGCCTTTTCTGGGAAGGGGAACGCGGCCTGTCCGGCCATTCGGACGGCGATCCGGTGGCGCACGCCGCGGCCGACGCCCTCTTTTCCGCCTGCGGAGTGGGGGACCTGGGTACACACTTCGGCACCGACCGGCCCGAATACGCCGGTGCGTCCGGAGTGACCCTTCTCGCAGCCGCGGCGCGGATCGTTCGCGCCGAAGGGTTCGAAATCGGCAACATCGCCGTGCAGTTTGTCGCCAACCGGCCGAAATTCGGTCCCCGGCGCGAGGAATCGCAGCGCGTCCTCAGTGCGGCGGCGGCGGCTCCGGTGAGCGTCACGGCCACCACCAGCGACGGGCTCGGCTTCACGGGCCGAGGTGAGGGGATTTCGGCCATCGCCACCGCCCTCGTCTACCGTTCCGGCCAGGCCGGACCGGCCCCGGTCGCCTAGGATTAAGGGACATCCCGTTCCCGTGCCAACAGGAGACACCGTGAAAAAGCTGGCCGCCGCCGTCGCACTCCTCACTGGAACGCTGCTGACCGGCTGCGCGGGATCGGGGACGCCGCCGGCGCCCGCCAGAATGAGTGTGCAGGAGAGCTGCGCCTTCCTCAACGGCGACAACTTCGTGCCCACCGGAACCCAGAAGGAGCGGGCGGGCCAGATCGCCCAGCACTACCAGGAAGTCGCGGACAAGGTGGCCCCCGAGGTGTCCGCCCCGATCCAGAAGATGGCGGACGTGATGAAAGATGTGGCCGCCACCCCCGATGGAACCCAGACCGCCGAGCAGACGGATCAGTTCAGGGAACAGATCAACAAGATCGGCGAGTACTGCAAGTAACCGGCGTGTCCAGGACCGCGGCGCGCTGCGGGCCGACAGGGCGGGCGGGCGAAACGGGGCCATCGGCTAATCTGGAGCGGTGACCCTGCGCTTTTACGACACTGCATCCGCCGAAGTCCGGAACTTCGTCCCCCTGGTTCCGGGCAAAGTGAGCCTCTACTACTGCGGCGCCACGGTGCAGGGCATGCCGCACGTGGGGCACATCCGCTCCGCCATCGCCTTCGACCAGCTCACCCGCTGGCTGCAGTACCGGGGCTTCCGCGTGACAGTGGTCCGCAACGTGACCGACATCGACGACAAGATCCTGGCCAAGTCCATGGCCTCCTTCGGTCCGGAGTTCGAGGACGAGCCCGGTGCGGTCCGGGAGGAGGAATGGTGGGCGTTGGCCTACCGGTATGAGCAGGAGTTCCTCAAGGCCTACGACACCCTCGGGGTCTCCCGGCCCACGTACGAACCCCGCGCCACCGGCCACATCCCGGAGATGCACGCCCTGATTCAACAGCTGATCGACCGGGGCCACGCCTACCCCGCGCCGGACGGCTCCGGCGACGTCTACTTCGACGTCCGCTCCTGGAGCAAGTACGGCTCGCTGACGCGGCAGAAGGTGGACGACATGCAGGGCGCCCCGGACGCTGACCCCCGCGGTAAAAAGGATCCGCGCGACTTCGCGCTCTGGAAGGGCCACAAGGACGGGGAGCCGACGACGGCGAGTTGGGCGTCGCCCTGGGGCGCCGGCCGGCCGGGCTGGCATCTGGAATGCTCGGCGATGGTCACCAAATACCTCGGCACGGAGTTCGACATCCACGGCGGCGGCCTCGATCTGCGCTTTCCGCACCATGAAAACGAGATGGCGCAGTCGCAGGCAGCCGGGCACCCGTTTGCCAACTTCTGGATGCACAACGGCATGGTCACTTACGCCGGGGAGAAAATGTCCAAGTCGATCGGCAACACGGTCAGCCCGTCCGAAATGCTGGCGGTGGCGTCGCCTCGGGTGGTCCGCTACTACCTGGGACAGGCCCAGTACCGCTCGATCCTCGACTACCAGCCCACCTCCTTGCAGGAGGCCGCCGCCGCCATGGAGCGGATTGATGGCTTCCTCAGCCGCGCGAGCCGGACCCTTGCCGGAGTGGACGGTGCAGGCCCGGCGTCGGACAACGACGGCACCGTCCCCGATGCTTTCGCGGCGGCCATGGATGATGACCTCAACGTCCCGCAGGCACTGGCGGTGCTGCACGACACCGTCCGCGCCGGCAACACAGCACTCACCGCCGGCGAACTCGACGACGCCCGCAGGGCGCTGCACAGCGCGACCGACATGCTGCGTGTCCTTGGTCTCAACGACACCGCGGCCCCGGCAGTGGACGAACAAAGCAACACCGCCCTCGGCGTTCTCGTCGAGGCGCAGCTCGCGGCGAGGGCGCAGGCCCGGGCCGGCAAGGACTGGGCAGCCTCGGACGCCATCCGCGACACCCTCGCGGCGGCCGGCGTCGTCGTCGAGGACGGTGCCGACGGCGCAAGCTGGAGCCTTAAGCGCAGCTGAGGAGCCGGCCCGCCGCGGCCCCAACTGGGCAACGGGAACGCCACCATCACGGCCCCCGGTCGACGATTTAACTCGAGTCAGTAGACTGGAGTTCAGACTTGTCAACGAATCGCGTATTTAAAAGGGTGGAAATCATGGCCAACAACGGTCGCCGGTCGGTCAAATTGAAGAAGGGCCCCACCGTCGGAACCGGCGGTCATGGCCGCAAGGCTCTTGAGGGCAAGGGCCCCACGCCCAAGGCGGAGGACCGCCCGTACCACAAGGCCCACAAGAACAAGCAGCTCGCGGAACGCTCTGCGGCCAAACGGCCGGGTGCCCCGCGTAACGCCGGCGCCCGCTCGGGCCCCAAGGGCCGCGCCACCGAGGAAGTCGTCACCGGACGTAACTCCGTGGTCGAAGCACTGCGCGCTGGCATTCCTGCCAAAGCGCTCCACGTTGCCATCCGCATCGAGATGGATGACCGGGTCAAGGAATCCCTCAAGCTGGCCGCCGAACGCGGTATCCCGCTCCTGGAAACCGGCAAGCCGGAGCTGGACCGGATGACCGACGACGCCATCCACCAGGGCCTCGTGCTGCAGATCCCGCCGTACGAGTACCAGGACGCGTACGAGCTCGCCGAGGAAACCCTCGCGAGCTGGAAGAAGGGCCACGTCGCCAACGCACCGCTCTTCGTCGCGCTGGACGGCATCACCGATCCGCGCAACCTCGGCGCCATCATCCGCTCGGTTTCTGCCTTCAGCGGCCACGGCGTCGTTGTCCCGGAACGCCGCTCCGTCGGCGTTACCGCTTCGGCCTGGAAGACCAGCGCGGGAGCCGCCGTGCGCGTCCCCGTCGCACGCGCCGCCAACCTGAACAACACGCTCAAGGCGTTCAAGAACATGGGCATCTACGTTCTGGGGCTCGACGGCGACGGCGACGTCTCACTGCCGGACCTGTCCCTGGCCACTGAGCCGGTCTGCATCGTCGTCGGTTCCGAGGGCAAGGGCCTGAGCCGCCTGGTCCGCGAAAACTGCGACCAGATCGTCTCCATCCCGATCGACTCCGCGATGGAGTCGCTCAACGCCTCCATGGCCGTCGGCATCTCCCTCTACGAGATCTCCCGGCAGCGCTCCGCCAAGTAGTCCATTCCGGTTTCGGCGGTTCGGCCGCCGTCTTAGTAGTGGCTGGGTTTCGCCGTCACCGGAGTTTTGCCGTCGCTTAGACACCTCCCGACGCT
Encoded here:
- the ispF gene encoding 2-C-methyl-D-erythritol 2,4-cyclodiphosphate synthase, with the translated sequence MTATPNHVPPNAALPVIPRTGIGVDVHAYASEDAPQPLWLGGLFWEGERGLSGHSDGDPVAHAAADALFSACGVGDLGTHFGTDRPEYAGASGVTLLAAAARIVRAEGFEIGNIAVQFVANRPKFGPRREESQRVLSAAAAAPVSVTATTSDGLGFTGRGEGISAIATALVYRSGQAGPAPVA
- the cysS gene encoding cysteine--tRNA ligase, with translation MTLRFYDTASAEVRNFVPLVPGKVSLYYCGATVQGMPHVGHIRSAIAFDQLTRWLQYRGFRVTVVRNVTDIDDKILAKSMASFGPEFEDEPGAVREEEWWALAYRYEQEFLKAYDTLGVSRPTYEPRATGHIPEMHALIQQLIDRGHAYPAPDGSGDVYFDVRSWSKYGSLTRQKVDDMQGAPDADPRGKKDPRDFALWKGHKDGEPTTASWASPWGAGRPGWHLECSAMVTKYLGTEFDIHGGGLDLRFPHHENEMAQSQAAGHPFANFWMHNGMVTYAGEKMSKSIGNTVSPSEMLAVASPRVVRYYLGQAQYRSILDYQPTSLQEAAAAMERIDGFLSRASRTLAGVDGAGPASDNDGTVPDAFAAAMDDDLNVPQALAVLHDTVRAGNTALTAGELDDARRALHSATDMLRVLGLNDTAAPAVDEQSNTALGVLVEAQLAARAQARAGKDWAASDAIRDTLAAAGVVVEDGADGASWSLKRS
- the rlmB gene encoding 23S rRNA (guanosine(2251)-2'-O)-methyltransferase RlmB, which produces MANNGRRSVKLKKGPTVGTGGHGRKALEGKGPTPKAEDRPYHKAHKNKQLAERSAAKRPGAPRNAGARSGPKGRATEEVVTGRNSVVEALRAGIPAKALHVAIRIEMDDRVKESLKLAAERGIPLLETGKPELDRMTDDAIHQGLVLQIPPYEYQDAYELAEETLASWKKGHVANAPLFVALDGITDPRNLGAIIRSVSAFSGHGVVVPERRSVGVTASAWKTSAGAAVRVPVARAANLNNTLKAFKNMGIYVLGLDGDGDVSLPDLSLATEPVCIVVGSEGKGLSRLVRENCDQIVSIPIDSAMESLNASMAVGISLYEISRQRSAK
- the ispD gene encoding 2-C-methyl-D-erythritol 4-phosphate cytidylyltransferase, producing the protein MDTGSTTPATAVIVVAAGSGQRLGYGMPKARVPLGGEPILMHALRGIVASGVAAQVCVALPEGDRALREMCDDFRTELVDGGPLLTLVDGGASRAESVRAAMAVLESGTQAVLVHDAARALTPESVFHRVVDALAAGAKAVIPVMPVVDTVKTVEPTAGDGIAIAPELVTGTAPRETLRSVQTPQGFDLATLRRAHEAAAGFDADQAAAVTDDAMLVELLGVPVHAVRGASQSLKITTPLDLIIAEGLLEGPLGARWVEG
- a CDS encoding CarD family transcriptional regulator: MVFEVGETVVYPHHGAAKIEEIKMRTVKGEEKMYLKLKVAQGDLTIEVPAENVDLVGVRDVVGKEGLEHVFDVLRAEFTEEPTNWSRRYKANLEKLASGDVIKVAEVVRDLWRRDHDRGLSAGEKRMLAKARQILISELALAEKTDEEKAASVLDEVLAS